A single region of the Enterobacter cloacae complex sp. R_G8 genome encodes:
- the tal gene encoding transaldolase, whose translation MNQLDGIKQFTTVVADSGDIESIRHYQPEDATTNPSLLLKAAGLAHFSHLIDDAIAYGKQRGKTQEQQVAEASDKLAVNFGAEILKSIPGRVSTEVDARLSFDKEKSINKARRLVELYQEQGIDKSRILIKLASTWEGIRAAEVLEKEGIHCNLTLLFSFAQARACAEAGVFLISPFVGRIYDWYQAKQPMDPYVVEEDPGVKSVRNIYDYYKQHRYETIVMGASFRRTEQILALAGCDRLTISPDLLKKLQESDETVIRKLVPTSTVLPKPKAMTEAEFRWEHNQDPMAVEKLADGIRQFAVDQRKLEDLLAAKL comes from the coding sequence ATGAACCAACTTGACGGCATCAAACAATTCACTACCGTGGTTGCAGACAGCGGCGATATCGAGTCGATTCGGCACTACCAGCCTGAAGACGCAACCACCAACCCGTCGCTGCTGCTCAAAGCGGCAGGACTTGCCCATTTCAGTCACCTGATTGATGACGCCATTGCCTATGGCAAACAGCGCGGTAAAACCCAGGAACAACAGGTTGCCGAAGCCAGTGACAAGCTGGCGGTTAATTTCGGTGCGGAAATTCTGAAAAGCATCCCGGGGCGCGTCTCCACCGAAGTCGACGCCCGCCTCTCCTTCGATAAAGAGAAGAGCATCAATAAAGCCCGCCGCCTCGTCGAACTCTACCAGGAGCAGGGGATCGACAAATCACGCATTCTGATTAAGCTCGCCTCCACCTGGGAAGGCATCCGCGCGGCAGAAGTGCTGGAAAAAGAGGGGATCCACTGCAACCTGACGCTGCTGTTCTCGTTTGCGCAGGCACGCGCCTGTGCCGAAGCGGGCGTATTCCTGATCTCACCGTTCGTCGGGCGCATCTACGACTGGTATCAGGCAAAACAGCCGATGGATCCGTACGTGGTGGAGGAAGACCCGGGCGTGAAGTCAGTACGTAATATTTACGACTACTACAAACAGCACCGCTACGAGACTATCGTCATGGGGGCCAGCTTCCGCCGTACTGAGCAGATCCTGGCGTTGGCAGGGTGTGACCGCCTGACCATCTCCCCTGACCTGCTGAAAAAGCTGCAGGAGAGCGACGAAACGGTGATCCGTAAGCTGGTGCCCACATCCACCGTATTACCCAAACCGAAAGCCATGACCGAAGCGGAATTCCGTTGGGAGCACAATCAGGACCCAATGGCCGTGGAAAAACTGGCGGACGGCATCCGCCAGTTCGCTGTCGACCAGCGCAAACTTGAAGATCTTCTCGCCGCCAAACTTTAA
- the maeB gene encoding NADP-dependent oxaloacetate-decarboxylating malate dehydrogenase, which produces MDDQLKQSALDFHEFPVPGKIQVSPTKPLATQRDLALAYSPGVAAPCLEIEKDPLAAYKYTARGNLVAVISNGTAVLGLGNIGALAGKPVMEGKGVLFKKFAGIDVFDIEVDEHDPDKFINVVAALEPTFGGINLEDIKAPECFYIEQKLRERMNIPVFHDDQHGTAIISTAAILNGLRVVEKNLSDVRMVVSGAGAAAIACMNLLVALGMQKHNIVVCDSKGVIYKNREPNMAETKAAYAVDDDGKRTLEEVIDGADIFLGCSGPKVLTQEMVKKMARAPMILALANPEPEILPPLAKAVREDAIICTGRSDYPNQVNNVLCFPFIFRGALDVGATAINEEMKLAAVHAIAELAHAEQSEVVASAYGDQDLSFGPDYIIPKPFDPRLIVKIAPAVAKAAMDSGVATRPITDFDAYVDKLTEFVYKTNLFMKPIFSQARTDAKRVVLAEGEEARVLHATQELITLGLAKPILIGRPSVIEMRIQKLGLQIKPGVDFEIVNNESDPRFKEYWSEYYAIMKRRGITQEQAQRAVISNTTVIGAIMVHRGEADALICGTIGDYHEHFSVVQEIFGYRDGVHTAGAMNALLLPSGNTFIADTYVNDDPTPDELAEITVMAAETVRRFGIEPKVALLSHSNFGSSKSAAACKMRQTLELVRERAPELMIDGEMHGDAALVESIRNERMPDSPLKGSANILIMPNVEAARISYNLLRVSSSEGVTVGPVLMGVAKPVHVLTPIASVRRIVNMVALAVVEAQTQPL; this is translated from the coding sequence ATGGACGATCAGTTAAAACAGAGTGCCCTTGATTTTCATGAGTTTCCTGTCCCGGGTAAAATCCAGGTTTCCCCGACAAAACCGCTGGCAACCCAGCGCGACCTGGCGCTGGCCTACTCGCCGGGCGTGGCGGCACCGTGTCTCGAAATTGAAAAAGATCCGCTGGCCGCCTACAAATATACCGCGCGCGGCAACCTGGTCGCCGTGATCTCTAACGGTACGGCGGTGCTGGGCCTGGGCAACATTGGTGCGCTGGCCGGTAAGCCTGTGATGGAAGGGAAGGGCGTTCTGTTCAAGAAATTCGCCGGTATCGACGTGTTTGATATCGAAGTGGACGAACACGATCCCGATAAATTCATCAACGTCGTGGCGGCGCTGGAGCCGACTTTTGGCGGTATTAACCTCGAAGACATCAAAGCGCCGGAATGTTTCTACATTGAGCAGAAACTGCGTGAACGTATGAACATTCCCGTGTTCCATGATGACCAGCACGGGACGGCGATCATCAGCACTGCCGCCATTCTTAACGGTCTGCGCGTGGTGGAGAAAAATCTCTCTGACGTGCGCATGGTAGTTTCCGGCGCGGGTGCGGCGGCCATTGCCTGTATGAACCTGCTGGTGGCGCTCGGGATGCAGAAACACAACATTGTGGTCTGCGACTCCAAAGGGGTGATCTACAAAAACCGCGAGCCGAACATGGCGGAAACCAAAGCAGCCTACGCGGTGGACGACGACGGCAAGCGTACGCTTGAGGAGGTCATTGACGGCGCGGATATCTTCCTGGGCTGTTCAGGCCCGAAAGTGCTGACCCAGGAGATGGTGAAGAAGATGGCACGTGCGCCAATGATTCTGGCGCTGGCGAACCCCGAGCCGGAAATCCTGCCGCCGCTGGCGAAAGCGGTGCGTGAAGATGCCATCATCTGTACCGGTCGCTCCGACTACCCGAACCAGGTGAACAACGTGCTCTGCTTCCCGTTCATCTTCCGTGGGGCGCTGGACGTCGGCGCGACGGCCATCAACGAAGAGATGAAGCTGGCGGCGGTGCACGCCATTGCGGAGCTGGCACACGCCGAGCAGAGCGAAGTGGTCGCTTCAGCCTATGGCGATCAGGATCTGAGCTTTGGCCCGGACTACATCATTCCAAAACCGTTCGACCCGCGTCTGATTGTCAAAATCGCGCCAGCGGTCGCGAAAGCGGCAATGGACTCCGGCGTGGCAACGCGACCTATTACTGATTTCGATGCTTACGTGGATAAGCTCACCGAGTTTGTCTACAAAACCAACCTGTTTATGAAGCCGATCTTCTCTCAGGCGCGTACCGATGCGAAGCGGGTGGTGCTGGCGGAAGGGGAAGAGGCGCGCGTGCTGCACGCCACGCAGGAGCTGATCACCTTAGGGCTGGCGAAGCCGATCCTGATTGGCCGCCCGAGCGTTATTGAAATGCGTATCCAGAAACTGGGCCTGCAGATCAAACCGGGTGTTGATTTTGAGATCGTGAATAACGAATCCGACCCGCGCTTTAAAGAGTACTGGAGCGAATACTACGCGATCATGAAGCGTCGCGGGATCACTCAGGAGCAGGCGCAGCGGGCGGTGATCAGCAACACCACGGTGATTGGCGCAATCATGGTTCATCGCGGCGAGGCGGATGCGCTGATCTGCGGCACCATCGGTGATTACCACGAGCATTTCAGCGTGGTGCAGGAGATCTTCGGCTATCGCGACGGTGTGCACACGGCCGGGGCGATGAACGCGCTGCTGCTGCCAAGCGGTAACACCTTTATCGCCGATACCTACGTCAACGACGATCCAACCCCGGACGAGCTGGCGGAGATCACCGTGATGGCGGCCGAAACCGTGCGTCGCTTTGGTATCGAACCGAAGGTGGCGCTGCTGTCGCACTCTAACTTCGGCTCCTCTAAATCTGCTGCGGCCTGCAAAATGCGACAGACGCTGGAGCTGGTTCGCGAGCGCGCGCCGGAGCTGATGATTGACGGTGAGATGCACGGCGACGCTGCGCTGGTGGAGAGCATCCGCAACGAACGTATGCCGGACAGTCCGCTGAAAGGCTCAGCGAATATCCTGATTATGCCAAACGTGGAAGCGGCGCGTATCAGCTACAACCTGCTGCGCGTCTCCAGCTCTGAAGGGGTGACCGTGGGGCCGGTGCTGATGGGGGTGGCGAAACCGGTGCATGTGTTAACGCCGATTGCCTCTGTACGCCGTATCGTGAACATGGTGGCGCTGGCGGTAGTGGAGGCGCAGACGCAGCCGCTGTGA
- the hemF gene encoding oxygen-dependent coproporphyrinogen oxidase: protein MKPNAKRVKSFLLQLQDEICQKLAAVDGGDFQEDNWQREAGGGGRSRVLRNGGIFEQAGVNFSHVHGDAMPASATAHRPELAGRSFEAMGVSLVVHPHNPFVPTSHANVRFFIAEKPGADPVWWFGGGFDMTPYYGFEEDAVHWHTTARDLCLPFGEDVYPKYKKWCDDYFYLKHRDEQRGIGGLFFDDLNTPDFDTAFSFMRAVGEGYTDAYLPIVERRKNTDYGVREREFQLYRRGRYVEFNLVWDRGTLFGLQTGGRTESILMSMPPLVRWEYCYAPKEGSPEAALSEFIQVRDWV, encoded by the coding sequence ATGAAACCGAATGCAAAGCGGGTCAAATCCTTCCTGCTGCAGTTGCAGGATGAGATTTGCCAGAAACTGGCCGCCGTAGACGGCGGTGACTTTCAGGAAGATAACTGGCAGCGCGAAGCCGGTGGCGGTGGGCGTAGCCGCGTATTGCGAAACGGCGGTATCTTCGAACAGGCTGGCGTCAATTTCTCTCATGTTCACGGTGATGCGATGCCTGCCTCTGCGACGGCGCATCGTCCTGAACTGGCGGGCCGGAGCTTCGAAGCAATGGGCGTTTCGCTGGTGGTACACCCGCACAACCCGTTTGTCCCGACCAGCCACGCCAACGTGCGTTTTTTCATCGCGGAAAAACCGGGGGCCGATCCGGTCTGGTGGTTCGGGGGCGGTTTCGACATGACCCCCTACTACGGCTTTGAAGAGGATGCCGTGCACTGGCACACCACCGCGCGCGACCTCTGCCTGCCGTTTGGCGAAGACGTTTACCCGAAATACAAAAAGTGGTGCGACGACTACTTTTACTTAAAACACCGCGACGAACAGCGCGGTATTGGCGGGCTGTTCTTTGACGATCTGAACACGCCTGATTTTGATACCGCGTTCAGCTTTATGCGCGCGGTGGGCGAAGGCTATACCGACGCCTATCTGCCCATTGTTGAACGGCGTAAAAACACCGACTACGGTGTGCGTGAACGCGAGTTCCAGCTTTACCGTCGCGGGCGCTACGTGGAGTTCAACCTGGTGTGGGATCGCGGAACGCTGTTTGGCCTGCAGACCGGCGGGCGCACAGAGTCGATTCTGATGTCGATGCCGCCGCTGGTGCGCTGGGAGTACTGCTACGCGCCAAAAGAAGGCAGCCCGGAGGCTGCCCTGAGTGAGTTTATTCAGGTTCGGGACTGGGTTTAA
- the amiA gene encoding N-acetylmuramoyl-L-alanine amidase AmiA translates to MSTFKPLKALTSRRQVLKAGLAALTLTGIAQQAQAKEESTLKTSNGHSKPKAKKPGAKRLVMLDPGHGGIDTGAIGKNGSKEKHVVLAIAKNVRSILRSNGIDARLTRTGDTFIPLYDRVEIAHQHGADLFMSIHADGFTNPSAAGASVFALSNRGASSAMAKYLSDRENRADEVAGKKATDKDHLLQQVLFDLVQTDTIKNSLTLGSHILKKIKPVHRLHSRSTEQAAFVVLKSPSIPSVLVETSFITNPEEERLLGTTAFRQKIASAIASGIISYFNWFDNQKAHSRKR, encoded by the coding sequence ATGAGCACATTCAAACCATTAAAAGCACTCACATCGCGTCGTCAGGTTCTCAAAGCGGGGCTGGCGGCCTTAACGTTAACGGGCATCGCACAGCAGGCTCAGGCAAAAGAAGAGAGCACGCTTAAAACCAGTAACGGACACAGCAAACCCAAAGCAAAAAAACCGGGCGCGAAGCGTCTGGTGATGCTCGACCCGGGCCACGGCGGTATTGATACCGGTGCCATTGGCAAAAACGGTTCGAAAGAAAAACATGTTGTACTGGCGATTGCAAAAAATGTGCGATCGATTTTACGCAGCAACGGCATTGACGCCCGTCTGACGCGCACGGGCGATACATTTATTCCGCTGTATGACCGCGTGGAGATTGCCCACCAGCACGGGGCCGATCTGTTTATGTCCATTCACGCGGACGGCTTTACCAACCCGTCGGCGGCGGGTGCGTCAGTGTTCGCCCTCTCCAACCGTGGGGCCAGTAGCGCCATGGCAAAATACCTCTCGGACCGTGAAAACCGCGCGGATGAGGTGGCCGGAAAAAAAGCGACCGACAAAGATCATCTGTTACAGCAGGTGCTGTTTGACCTTGTGCAGACGGACACCATTAAAAACAGCCTGACGCTCGGCTCGCACATCCTGAAGAAGATTAAGCCGGTGCATCGCCTGCACAGCAGGAGTACCGAGCAGGCAGCGTTTGTGGTGCTGAAGTCACCGTCAATTCCCTCCGTACTGGTCGAAACCTCTTTTATTACCAACCCGGAGGAAGAACGTCTGCTCGGCACCACGGCGTTTCGCCAGAAGATCGCCAGTGCCATCGCCTCCGGCATTATCAGTTACTTTAACTGGTTCGATAATCAAAAAGCGCACTCCAGGAAACGTTGA
- a CDS encoding GNAT family acetyltransferase has translation MEIRVFRQEDFEEVITLWERCDLLRPWNDPEMDIERKLNHDVSLFLVAEVNGEVVGTVMGGYDGHRGSAYYLGVHPEYRGRGIANALLNRLEKKLIARGCPKIQIMVREDNDVVLGMYERLGYEHADVLSLGKRLIEDEEY, from the coding sequence ATGGAGATACGCGTTTTTCGCCAGGAAGATTTCGAAGAGGTGATCACCCTTTGGGAGCGCTGCGATTTGCTGCGTCCGTGGAACGATCCAGAGATGGACATTGAGCGTAAGCTAAATCACGACGTCAGTCTGTTTCTGGTGGCGGAAGTGAACGGCGAAGTGGTGGGCACGGTGATGGGCGGTTACGACGGCCATCGCGGCTCTGCTTATTATCTGGGCGTTCACCCGGAATACCGGGGGCGCGGCATTGCCAACGCGCTGCTCAATCGTCTTGAGAAAAAACTGATCGCTCGCGGTTGTCCAAAAATTCAGATCATGGTGCGCGAAGATAACGACGTGGTGCTGGGCATGTATGAACGTCTGGGCTATGAACACGCTGACGTGCTGAGCTTAGGTAAGCGTCTGATCGAAGATGAAGAGTATTGA
- a CDS encoding DUF2919 domain-containing protein gives MKSIEIHPADYDAQGRVRLPFLFWCVLLLQARTWVLFVMAAASRGQGDTLLTLFYPDHDAFWLGLLPGVPAVVTFLCSGRRQAIPRLWRALRWLLILAQIALLCWQPVLWWYGEPLTGIGIALVVADIVALLWLLTNPRLRACFTHESD, from the coding sequence ATGAAGAGTATTGAGATCCACCCGGCAGATTACGACGCGCAGGGGCGTGTCAGGCTGCCTTTCTTATTCTGGTGCGTACTGTTGCTGCAGGCCCGCACCTGGGTGCTGTTTGTCATGGCCGCCGCGTCCCGCGGGCAGGGCGATACATTACTGACGCTCTTTTATCCCGATCACGACGCCTTTTGGCTCGGCCTGTTACCGGGCGTACCGGCGGTGGTGACGTTTTTGTGCAGCGGCCGACGACAGGCGATCCCACGGCTTTGGCGTGCGCTTCGCTGGCTGCTGATCCTGGCCCAGATTGCGCTGCTCTGCTGGCAGCCTGTGCTCTGGTGGTACGGTGAACCGCTTACGGGCATCGGCATTGCGCTGGTGGTGGCCGATATCGTGGCGCTGCTGTGGCTGCTGACTAACCCCCGCTTACGCGCCTGTTTTACGCATGAGTCAGATTAA
- a CDS encoding RpoE-regulated lipoprotein, whose product MKSLRLLLCALPLALTGCSTLSSINWSAAYPWNWFGSSLEVTEQGVGNITAATALDQDALQAALSSDYRLRSGMKTENGTIVRYFEALKGDKLALVINGDKGTVNRIAVLDDAIPTASGVKVGTPFSDLYKQAFGNCASAPSDDGVAVQCKAPDSQHISYLFTGTWSGPEGLMPSDDTLKNWKVSKILWQQ is encoded by the coding sequence ATGAAATCGCTGCGTTTACTTTTATGCGCTCTCCCGCTGGCGTTAACCGGCTGTTCAACGCTCTCCTCTATTAACTGGTCGGCCGCTTATCCGTGGAACTGGTTTGGCTCTTCGCTGGAGGTCACCGAACAGGGCGTGGGCAACATTACCGCCGCGACGGCGCTGGATCAGGACGCGCTTCAGGCGGCCCTGAGCAGCGACTATCGTCTGCGCAGCGGCATGAAAACTGAAAACGGCACTATCGTGCGTTACTTCGAAGCGCTGAAGGGAGACAAACTGGCGCTGGTGATTAACGGCGATAAAGGCACGGTAAACCGTATTGCCGTGCTGGACGATGCCATCCCGACGGCGAGCGGCGTGAAGGTTGGCACGCCGTTTAGCGATCTTTATAAACAGGCTTTCGGCAATTGCGCCAGCGCGCCTTCAGACGATGGTGTGGCGGTGCAATGTAAAGCACCGGACAGCCAGCACATCAGCTACCTCTTTACCGGAACCTGGAGCGGCCCGGAAGGGTTAATGCCGTCTGACGACACGCTGAAAAACTGGAAAGTGAGCAAAATACTCTGGCAGCAGTAA
- a CDS encoding Dyp-type peroxidase: protein MSQVQSGILPEHCRAAIWIEANVKGDVDALRAASKAFVDKLATFQAKFPDAHLGAVVAFGNNVWRQLSGGEGAEELKDFIPYGKGLAPATQYDVLIHILSLRHDVNFSVAQAAVAAFGDSIDVQEEVHGFRWVEERDLSGFVDGTENPAGEETRREVAVIKDGVDAGGSYVFVQRWEHNLKQLNRMSVQDQEMMIGRTKEANEEIDGDERPVTSHLSRVDLKEDGKGLKIVRQSLPYGTASGTHGLYFCAYCARLYNIEQQLLSMFGDTDGKRDAMLRFTKPVTGGYYFAPSIERLLAL from the coding sequence ATGTCTCAGGTTCAGAGTGGCATTTTGCCAGAACATTGCCGCGCGGCGATTTGGATTGAAGCCAATGTGAAAGGGGATGTGGATGCCCTGCGTGCGGCCAGTAAAGCGTTTGTGGATAAACTGGCCACCTTCCAGGCCAAATTCCCGGATGCCCATCTGGGTGCTGTGGTGGCCTTTGGTAATAACGTCTGGCGTCAGCTGAGCGGTGGTGAAGGGGCGGAAGAGTTAAAAGACTTTATCCCTTACGGTAAAGGCCTGGCACCGGCAACCCAGTACGATGTGTTGATCCATATTCTCTCTCTGCGTCACGACGTAAACTTCTCCGTTGCCCAGGCGGCGGTAGCGGCGTTTGGTGACAGCATTGACGTTCAGGAAGAAGTCCACGGTTTCCGCTGGGTGGAAGAGCGTGACCTGAGCGGCTTTGTCGACGGGACAGAAAACCCGGCAGGTGAAGAGACGCGCCGTGAAGTGGCGGTCATCAAGGACGGTGTGGACGCAGGCGGCAGCTACGTATTTGTTCAGCGCTGGGAGCATAACCTTAAGCAGCTTAACCGCATGAGTGTGCAGGACCAGGAGATGATGATTGGCCGTACCAAAGAGGCCAACGAAGAGATCGACGGCGACGAACGCCCGGTGACCTCGCACCTGAGCCGCGTTGACCTCAAGGAAGACGGTAAAGGGCTGAAGATTGTTCGCCAGAGCCTGCCGTATGGCACCGCAAGCGGAACGCATGGCCTCTACTTCTGTGCCTACTGCGCGCGTCTGTACAATATTGAGCAACAGTTGCTGAGCATGTTCGGCGATACCGACGGTAAGCGTGACGCCATGCTGCGCTTCACCAAACCGGTCACCGGCGGCTACTACTTCGCACCATCCATTGAGCGTCTGCTGGCGCTGTAA
- the cysP gene encoding thiosulfate/sulfate ABC transporter substrate-binding protein CysP yields MAVTVLKKGSLALAGLLLVAQAQATELLNSSYDVSRELFAALNPPFEQQWAKDNNGDKLTIKQSHAGSSKQALAILQGLKADVVTYNQVTDVQILHDKGKLIPADWQSRLPNNSSPFYSTMGFLVRKGNPKNIHDWSDLVRSDVKLIFPNPKTSGNARYTYLAAWGAADKADGNDKAKTEQFMTQFLKNVEVFDTGGRGATTTFAERGLGDVLISFESEVNNIRKQYEAQGFEVVIPKTNILAEFPVAWVDKNVQANGTEKAAKAYLNYLYSPQAQTIITDYYYRVNNPDVMKKLKDKFPQTALFRVEDHFGSWPEVMKTHFASGGELDKLLAAGRK; encoded by the coding sequence ATGGCCGTTACTGTACTGAAAAAAGGATCCCTGGCACTGGCAGGTTTACTGCTGGTGGCACAGGCGCAGGCGACTGAGCTGCTGAACAGCTCATATGACGTCTCCCGCGAGCTGTTTGCCGCCCTTAACCCGCCGTTTGAGCAGCAGTGGGCGAAAGACAATAACGGTGACAAGCTGACCATCAAACAGTCTCACGCCGGTTCGTCCAAACAGGCGCTGGCGATCCTTCAGGGACTGAAAGCGGATGTGGTGACCTACAACCAGGTGACCGATGTGCAGATCCTGCATGACAAAGGCAAGCTCATCCCGGCCGACTGGCAGAGCCGTTTACCAAACAACAGCTCGCCGTTCTACTCCACCATGGGCTTCCTGGTGCGCAAGGGCAACCCAAAGAATATCCACGACTGGAGCGATCTGGTTCGTTCTGACGTAAAGCTGATTTTCCCGAACCCAAAAACCTCCGGCAACGCGCGTTATACCTATTTAGCGGCGTGGGGCGCGGCGGACAAGGCTGACGGTAACGATAAGGCCAAAACCGAGCAGTTCATGACCCAGTTCCTGAAAAACGTCGAAGTGTTTGATACCGGCGGCCGCGGAGCAACGACAACCTTCGCAGAACGCGGTCTGGGCGATGTGCTGATTAGCTTTGAATCGGAAGTGAACAACATCCGCAAACAGTATGAAGCGCAGGGCTTTGAGGTCGTTATCCCGAAAACCAACATCCTGGCCGAGTTCCCGGTGGCGTGGGTGGATAAAAACGTGCAGGCAAACGGCACCGAGAAAGCGGCAAAAGCCTATCTCAACTACCTGTACAGCCCACAGGCGCAGACCATCATTACCGATTACTACTATCGCGTGAACAACCCTGACGTGATGAAAAAACTGAAAGATAAATTCCCGCAGACTGCGCTGTTCCGCGTGGAGGATCATTTCGGCTCCTGGCCTGAGGTGATGAAAACGCATTTTGCCAGCGGCGGTGAATTAGACAAATTGCTGGCGGCGGGGCGTAAGTAA
- the cysT gene encoding sulfate/thiosulfate ABC transporter permease CysT has protein sequence MFAVSTKRVLPGFTLSLGTSLLFVCLILLLPLSALVMQLAQMSWSQYWEVVTNPQVVAAYKVTLLSAFVASIFNGVFGLLMAWILTRYRFPGRTLLDALMDLPFALPTAVAGLTLASLFSVNGLYGEWLAKFDIKVTYTWLGIAVAMAFTSIPFVVRTVQPVLEELGPEYEEAAETLGATRWQSFRKVVLPELSPALMAGVALSFTRSLGEFGAVIFIAGNIAWKTEVTSLMIFIRLQEFDYPAASAIASVILAASLLLLYSINTLQSRFGRRVVGH, from the coding sequence ATGTTTGCCGTATCGACTAAACGCGTGCTGCCGGGTTTTACCTTAAGCCTCGGGACCAGCCTGCTGTTCGTCTGCCTGATTTTGTTGTTGCCGCTCAGCGCGCTGGTGATGCAGCTTGCGCAGATGAGCTGGTCCCAGTACTGGGAAGTGGTCACCAACCCGCAGGTCGTTGCAGCCTATAAAGTCACGCTGCTGTCGGCGTTTGTGGCCTCGATTTTCAACGGCGTGTTTGGCCTGCTGATGGCGTGGATTTTAACCCGCTATCGCTTCCCGGGCCGCACGCTGCTCGATGCATTGATGGATTTACCCTTTGCTCTGCCGACCGCCGTTGCCGGTTTAACGCTGGCGTCACTTTTCTCCGTCAACGGGTTGTACGGTGAGTGGCTGGCGAAGTTTGACATCAAAGTGACCTATACCTGGCTTGGTATCGCGGTGGCGATGGCCTTTACCAGCATTCCGTTTGTGGTGCGTACCGTACAGCCGGTGCTCGAAGAGTTAGGCCCGGAATATGAAGAGGCGGCAGAAACGCTGGGGGCTACACGCTGGCAGAGCTTCCGTAAAGTTGTCCTGCCTGAGCTGTCCCCGGCGCTGATGGCGGGGGTGGCGCTGTCGTTTACCCGTAGCCTCGGCGAGTTCGGTGCGGTCATTTTTATCGCCGGTAACATTGCGTGGAAAACAGAAGTGACATCGCTGATGATTTTTATCCGTTTGCAGGAGTTTGATTACCCGGCGGCGAGCGCCATTGCCTCGGTCATTCTTGCCGCATCGTTGCTGCTGCTCTACTCAATCAACACTCTGCAAAGTCGCTTTGGTCGACGTGTGGTAGGTCACTGA
- the cysW gene encoding sulfate/thiosulfate ABC transporter permease CysW — MAEVTQLKRYDAPRINWGKWFLIGTGVLVSALILVVPTIYIFVQAFSKGIMPALENLADPDMLHAIWLTVLIALITVPVNLVFGTLLAWLVTRFNFPGRQMLLTLLDIPFAVSPVVAGLVYLLFYGSNGPLGGWLDEHNLQVMFAWPGMVLVTIFVTCPFVVRELVPVMLSQGSNEDEAAVLLGASGWQMFRRVTLPNIRWALLYGVVLTNARAIGEFGAVSVVSGSIRGETLSLPLQIELLQQDYNTIGSFTAAALLTLMAILTLFLKSVVQWRLENQEKRQHQEGNHEH; from the coding sequence ATGGCGGAAGTTACTCAATTGAAGCGATACGACGCGCCCCGCATCAACTGGGGGAAATGGTTTCTGATTGGTACGGGCGTGCTGGTTTCCGCTCTTATCCTCGTGGTACCGACAATCTATATTTTCGTTCAGGCGTTCAGTAAAGGGATCATGCCCGCGCTGGAAAACCTGGCGGACCCGGATATGCTGCACGCCATCTGGCTGACCGTGCTGATTGCGCTGATCACGGTGCCGGTCAACCTGGTGTTTGGTACGCTGCTGGCCTGGCTGGTGACGCGCTTTAACTTCCCGGGGCGTCAGATGCTGCTGACGCTGCTGGATATCCCGTTTGCCGTCTCCCCGGTGGTTGCGGGTCTGGTTTACCTGCTGTTTTACGGCTCCAACGGGCCGCTGGGTGGCTGGCTGGATGAGCACAACCTGCAGGTGATGTTTGCCTGGCCGGGTATGGTGCTGGTGACCATCTTTGTGACCTGTCCGTTTGTGGTGCGTGAACTGGTGCCGGTGATGTTAAGCCAGGGGAGCAACGAAGACGAAGCGGCTGTGCTGCTGGGCGCGTCTGGCTGGCAGATGTTCCGCCGCGTCACGCTGCCGAATATTCGTTGGGCACTGCTCTATGGTGTGGTGCTGACCAACGCGCGCGCAATTGGTGAGTTCGGTGCGGTGTCGGTGGTATCCGGTTCCATTCGAGGTGAAACCCTGTCGCTGCCGTTACAGATTGAACTGCTGCAGCAGGATTACAACACCATCGGCTCCTTTACCGCCGCAGCGTTGCTGACGCTGATGGCTATTTTGACCCTGTTTTTGAAGAGTGTGGTGCAGTGGCGTTTAGAGAATCAGGAAAAACGTCAGCATCAGGAGGGAAATCATGAGCATTGA